The Henckelia pumila isolate YLH828 chromosome 2, ASM3356847v2, whole genome shotgun sequence genome includes a window with the following:
- the LOC140878207 gene encoding uncharacterized protein: MEEAQKQKKEVARREGGRDQGRSRENHDLMGRSSRYAPHRGIRDRTVHVCEEGVEVQAPVSREKSGKYYALHQECTHDTRECRTLQQRHQFLIQEMVSVPPRDVIPSRENGKQEIDSTKEDRKLRDGPTKGVINMISGGSTDRDSNWARKSWSRKEILALEERRQDSGPIITFGPRDLEGVNLPHNDVLLIQARIANYDMRRVFVDSGSLGYELSPIKTSLYGFAGHTVHPQGEILLPITLGTGDGNKTVLTRFTLVEAPSSYNVILGRPTMNSFRAVASAYHQKIKFPVGDKVGEVRGDQPSSRKCYAETVKVDYKRARQIGK, translated from the exons ATGGAGGAAGCTCAGAAGCAAAAAAAGGAGGTAGCCCGGAGGGAGGGAGGCCGGGATCAAGGAAGAAGCAGGGAAAACCATGATCTCATGGGGCGGTCGTCCCGGTATGCACCGCATCGAGGGATAAGAGATAGGACTGTGCACGTATGTGAAGAAGGGGTTGAAGTCCAGGCCCCTGTTTCTAGAGAGAAGTCCGGGAAGTACTATGCACTTCATCAAGAATGCACCCATGACACCAGGGAATGCCGAACGTTGCAGCAGAGACATCAGTTCCTTATACAAGAGATG GTGTCGGTTCCCCCTCGGGATGTCATTCCTTCCCGGGAAAATGGGAAACAAGAGATAGATTCTACGAAAGAAGATAGAAAATTGAGAGATGGGCCAACCAAAGGCGTCATTAACATGATATCAGGGGGATCTACTGACAGAGACTCAAATTGGGCTAGAAAATCTTGGAGTCGGAAGGAGATTTTGGCATTGGAGGAAAGGAGACAGGATTCAGGGCCAATCATCACATTTGGACCCCGAGACTTGGAAGGAGTGAACCTGCCACATAATGATGTCTTGCTTATACAAGCTCGGATCGCTAATTATGATATGCGAAGGGTGTTCGTAGACTCAGGAAGCTTG ggGTATGAGTTGAGCCCAATAAAAACTTCCTTGTACGGATTTGCTGGGCACACAGTACATCCTCAAGGGGAAATCTTGCTGCCCATAACCTTGGGCACCGGAGATGGGAATAAGACGGTCTTGACGAGGTTCACGTTGGTTGAAGCACCATCCTCCTACAACGTCATTTTGGGGAGGCCGACTATGAATTCCTTCCGAGCTGTGGCTTCAGCTTATCATCAGAAGATTAAATTTCCCGTGGGAGATAAGGTAGGAGAAGTTCGAGGAGATCAACCTTCTTCCCGAAAGTGTTATGCCGAGACAGTTAAAGTAGATTACAAAAGGGCGAGACAGATCGGGAAATAG